The segment cttaagcgcttactatgtgcaaagcactgttctaagcgctagggaagttacgaggtgatcaggttgtcccacggcaggctcacggtcttaatccccatttgacagatgaggtcactaaggctcagaggaagtgaagtgacttgcccaaggtcacacagcagacacgcggcggagctgggattcgaacccgtgacctctgactccaaagcccgggctctttccactgaaccatgctgcttctctaccccctcTCTAAAggctaggcctaggagtcagaaggacctgggttctaattccagctccgccacgtctctgCTGAGTGATTTTGAGCagatcacttccctgggcctcagttacctcatctgtaaaatggggaatcgagactgggagccctagggatttattttattttgttaggatgtttggttttgctgtctcccccttttagactgcgagcccactgttgggtagggaaagtctatgttgccaaattgtacttcccaagcgcttagtacagtgctctgcacacagtaagtgctcaataaatacgattgatgatgatgatgatagggaggcagtggggctgTGCCCGCCCCGACTAtcgtgtatctgtcccagcgcacGGTACAGTgccacagtaagcctttaacagatACCCCCGGTGATTACTCTAGCGTGTTAAAacttttccgagcgcttagtacagggatgtTAGGATTGacggggggagggctgggggggtcCCCCTGGCCCCCCATGCCCAGCCGCACTTGCCCGCAGAGCTGTGCCGCATCAATGAGGACCAGAAGGTGGCCCTGGATCTGGATCCCTACGTGAAGAAGCTGCTGAACGCGCGGCGGAGGGTGGTCCTGGTCAACAACATCCTGCAGAACGCTCAGGTAGCCCACGCTTGGCCCGTCCCCGCCCcgtgcccctctccccgccccctcgcccACCCCCGTCTCCCGCCCGCAGGAGCGGCTGCGGCGGCTGAACCACAGCGTGGCCAAGGAGACGGCGCGGCGCCGGGCCCTGCTGGACGTGGGCTCCTacccccccggctcccccggcaAATGAGGCGTCCTCTGACCCGCCCCTGCCCGCTTTGGGGGGCAGCGGCGGCGAAGAAGCGGAGCCGGGGTGGCGGCACCCCAGAcgagcctcctgtccctccctgggAGGGGGGTGGCCGTCTGCAGGTCGCCCACCCCTGCCCAGGAGAACCCCAGTGACTACTGTTCcccagagggggaagagggacctATAGGCCCCCGGGTCAGGGAGGGAGTTGCTTTCAAGGGGCAGAACGTTTAATGGTTTTCTA is part of the Tachyglossus aculeatus isolate mTacAcu1 chromosome Y4, mTacAcu1.pri, whole genome shotgun sequence genome and harbors:
- the SNAPIN gene encoding SNARE-associated protein Snapin; translated protein: MAAVSEAGTDLFAEGLLEFLRPAVQQLDSHVHAVRESQVELREQIDNLATELCRINEDQKVALDLDPYVKKLLNARRRVVLVNNILQNAQERLRRLNHSVAKETARRRALLDVGSYPPGSPGK